In Alcaligenes faecalis, the sequence TCCATACTGGTTGCTTTCCGAGGGGGCGCTTTGCCAACAGCACGCCGACTTGTCGTCTGTCCTGCCCACTGGCTTCCCCCCGGAACGACAAAGCGTAGCCGCGCATTGTCGCCGGTGTGATGGTGTGGACATCAGTGCTGTTCCTGCTGGACAAGCTCGGCTGTTGTTCTTTTTCTGAAACCCCCATCCTTGACCTTGAATACCCCCCCCGCGTGTGGGGATCAAATCCTTGACATCGACTGCATCACCATTTTGAAGATCCTTCATGGAAAATTTCCTCTATGCCATTGATTCATATTCATGGCTGCTGCTGATTTGCATCTTTATCAGCCTGAGCCTGGCCGCGTTTTTGGGGAAATTCTCCTGGGGGCGGAAATTCAAGCGTGATGCCGCGACCGAGGATGAACTCAAGATCGTGCTGGGCGCAACTTTGTCCCTTTTCGGTTTGTTGATCGGCTTTATCCTGTCGTTCGCGATTAGCGGCTATAACACGCGCGTGGCAGCCGAAGAGAACGAGGCCATTGCCGTGGGGAACGCGTTTCAGCGCACCACGCTGCTGCAGGAAAGCCATCAGGAGCAGGCAAAGAGCATACTGATGGATTACCTGAACCTGCGAAGCCAGTTTTTTGAAACCGCAGATGAGGACCAGCGTGCGGAAATCCGCATGGAGTCCATTCGCATGCAAACCAGCATGTGGACTTTGATTAGCCGGATCGCCAAGGCCAATCCCGACCCCATCATTGTCACGGTGCTGAATGCCTGCAATGATTTGTACATTGCGCAGCAGAAAACCATGGCCAGTTGGCGGCACCAGATTCCTGGCGCGGCGTGGACCATTCTGATCATCTTCGGCCTGTGTTCCAACTTCCTGATCGGCTACAACATTCGCGGCAAAGGTGGCCGCAATACCCTGATATTTGTCATTCCGGCAGTGACGGCGCTGGCCCTGTTCATGATCGCGGAGATTGATGTGCCGGGTAAAGGCATCATTCGCGTCGCGCCGGATAATCTCAAGGCGATCCGCGTTACGGTGTCCAGCGGGGGGCTGATGCCCTGATTTCCGTTCGCGCTTGTTCAGCCAGCGCAATTTGCTGCTGGAGTCATGGGGAAATAAAAAACCCCTTGAAAGCCGGATGAGAATCCAGCATCAAGGGGTTTTTCGATTCAGTGCCTATCAGCAGGCGGGTGGAGCAGGTCCACCACGCCTCGCTATTGGGCTCTGAATGTCTCCGGCTTATTTGCCAGCCGCAGCCAAAGCCTGTTTCCAGGCTTCGATGACCGTTTCGTACTCGGCAGCTGCCTTCAAAGGATCGATGTTGGCGATCTTGATCTGATCCAGGTTAGGCAACTTGGTCAGCTCGGCCACATTGATGTCGCTGCGAGTAGGACGGCGGAAGTTTTCCACCAGTTCGGCTTCCTGGACTTCTTTGGACAGCAGAACGTCGACCAGCTTGCGGGCCGCTTCCTGACCGTTCTTGGGGTTCTTGATCACGGCCACGCCTTCGGGAGCGATGAAGGTACCGTCTTCAGGGTAGATCAGCTCAATACCTTTCTGACCACCGGCCACGTACGCGTAGGCCGCGTATTCCATGGTCACACCCAAGGGGTACTCGCCGTTCGCTACGCTCTTGTAAACCTGGCCCGAGCTCTTGGACACGATCACGTTGGCAGCCAGCTTTTGCAGGCCTTCAGCGCCGTACAGTTGGTAGATGCCATAAACCTGGTCGTAAGCACTGCCCGATGAGGCTGGGTCACCAATAATGACCTTGCCTTTCCACTGAGGATCGAACAGGTCAGCCCAGGTCTTGGGAGCGGCCTGGCCTTTCAACTGGCGGTCGTTGGCCATGATGACCATGACGTGGGCGTTGGAGCTGGTCCACAGGCTGTCCTTGCCGTGGAAGGCTTCAGGAATGGCCTTGTTTTCGGGCGATTCGTAGGCTTCGAAGTTCTGCTGGAAAGCAGCCATGGTGCCGTAGCCAGTGCCCCATACCACATCGCCCAGCGGGTTTTTTGCTTCGGCTTCGATACGCTTCATCAAGGCGCCAGCGCCCGAGGTCACTTGTTGAATGGACAGGTCAGAAGCGGTCTTGCGAGCGATTTCCAGCGCCGTATCAATAGTTTGCACATTGTTGGGCGTGTACATCACGGCATTGGCAGCCATGGCGGCACCGGACAGGGACATGGCGCCGACACTGAGGGAGAGTGCCAGACCAGTTTTCAGAAAACGTGTAGTCAGCATAGTGAGCCTTTTTAGATTAGCGGCTGGAAAACAGATCCAGCTTGAGAAAACGGATAGCCAGATAAATCGGCACCAGAATCACGACCATCAGGATCACCCCGTAAGCCGAAGCGCGGGCCAGAAAGCCGGCGTCGATCTGACGGAACATCTGGATGGGCATGGTCTCCATACCACCGTAATACAGCACGATAGTGGCGGAAATTTCAGCCAGCGAAGTGACCCACATCAGGATGGCCGCGCCCAGAATGGCGGGCTTCATCAAGGGCAGAACCACTTTGAAGAAACTCTGGAAGGGACTGACACCCAGATTGATGGAGGCCTCTTCAATAGAGTCGGGAATGTTGTAGAGCGAGGCCGAGGCCGAGCGAATGGAGAAGGGCACTTTACGCACAAAGTACGCGCCCGCCATGATCACCCAGGTGCCGGTCAGCACCAGCATGCCGCTGTTGTAGGTCTGGATCAGGGCAATACCCAGCACGGTGCCGGAAATGGCCAAAGGCAGCATCACCATATAGTCCAGCGCGGTCACTACGAACAGGCGCTTTTTTACGATCAGGTAACTGCAGATCGTGGCAAAGCAGGTGCCTGCAATGGTGGCGACACTGGCCAGCATCAGCGAGTTCAGGATGGGCTCGGGAGCGTAGCGCAGGGCACGCTCCATATTGTCCAGGGTGAAGGTGCCGTATTGCATGACCGGGCCGCTGGCTTTGGTGAAAGCACCAATCAGCACGATGAAGGCCGGGATCAGTGAGAAGGTCACAAACAGCACTGCGCCAACCGTTAGCAGGATACCGGCCAGGCCTTGAGCACGAACCGGGCGCGGGGCGCGGCCTTGCTGCATCTGGAAGGTCTTGCGCTCCAGTACCCGTTTCTGGATGAACAGCACTGCACCGACCAGAATTACGGACACCACGGCCAGCACACCTTGCATGGTGGGGTTGCCGCTCATCTCGGACAGGAAGGTGGTGTAGGTCAGCGAAGACAGCACATCAACCTGACCACCCAGAATCATCGGGATGGAGAAGTTGTCCACGGCCAGCGTGAACACAATCATGGCGTTGACCAGCAGCGCAGGCATCAGCACCGGGAAGGTCACGCTAAGCGCACGCTTGAAGTTGCTGGCACCCAGGTTCACGGCGGCTTCTTCCAGCGTGCCGTCAATGGCCTTGAGCGCAGCCAGCATACCGATATACACGTAGGTGTAATCGTTCAGGATCAGCACATAGGACATGCCGAACCAGCCGTAGAAGCTGGGCAGATCAATGCCAACGCTCTCCAGCGCCAGACGCACCACACCGTTATTGCCCAGCAACATCAGCCAGGCCTGCGAGACGATGATGTCCGGCAGCACAATGGTGGTCAAAGGCAGGATCGCCACAATGGCCTTGCCGGGGAAGTCGTAGCGGGCCACCACATAGGCCAGTGGAGCGCCCAGCAGCAAGGTGCCGATGGTGGAGATCAGACCCAGCTTGATGGTGTTGAAGAAGGCTTCAACATAGCGCGGGTCGTTAAAGAAGGTTTCAAAGCCGTGCAGGCTGGGCATGCCCGTTGCCGGGTCGATCACGCTTTGATAGAACAGGGAGGCGAGTGGCCAGACGACCCAGAACACCAGCACCACCAGACAAACCAGGGCGGGCAGGAACCAGGGAGAACGAAGGGCCAGGGGTCTTGCAGCAATAGCCATGGGTCTTACGCCTCGACCAGACGACATTCAGGGCTAAAGCTCAGGTTCACCGAAGCACCTGCAGACAGATGCGGGTCCTGGGCAGCGGCCACGTCGGCAATAATCTGCTTGCCGTCGCTCAGCTTCAGGCTGTAGGCCGTTTTGGTTCCCAGATACTGGCGAGCCACAACGTGGGCAGGAATGCTGCCAGCCTGGGCTTCGGTATGCAGGGTGATGTTTTCAGGGCGCACGGCCAGCAGCACCTGACCAGCAGGTGCGGGGCTGTTCACCATAATGTGTCCACCGGCAATGCTGACGGTGGTGTGATCCGCTTCCCCATGCACGCCCAGGGTGTCGATCAGGTTGGCCGCGCCAATAAAGTCGGCAGCATAGGCCGTGCGTGGGGTGGAGTACATGGCTTCGGGGGTATCGAGCTGGTCGATACGGCCCTGGCGCAGCAAGGCAATGCGATCCGACATGGACAGGGCTTCTTCCTGGTCATGCGTCACGAAAATAGCCGTAATGTTGGATTCCTGCTGCAATTCGCGGATGACCTGGCGCATTTGAATACGCAGCTTGGCATCCAGGTTGGACAAGGGCTCGTCCATCAGCAGAACACGGGGTTCAATGACCAGGGCGCGGGCCAGGGCCACACGCTGGCGCTGGCCGCCGGACAGTTCGGCCGGGTAACGCTCGCCCATGCCACCCAGTTCCACGCGGTCCAGGATGTAGGCGACTTTCTTCTTGATCTCGCTGCTGCTGACTTTGCGTACCCGCAAGCCGTAAGCCACATTGTCAAACACGGTTTTATCGGGGAACAGTGCGTAGTCCTGGAACACCATGCCGGTCTCGCGCTTGTGCGCGGGCAGGTAGGTAATGTCTTCCTTGTCCAGAAACAGGCGGCCTTCATCGGGGATGATGAAACCGGCAATCATGCGCAGCAAAGTCGTTTTGCCACAGCCGCTGGGCCCTAATAAAGTGAAGAACTCGCCGTGCCGGATTTGCAGGCTCAGTTCATTGATGATGGTATTGCTGCCGTAGCGTTTCACTACGTGATCGATGTGGATTTCTGCCATGGGGATAGATCAGCCTGGGACTGAATAGTGCAGGTAAACCGCGCATCAAGGGGGCGGTTGCCTAGGCTTTAAAAAGAAGTGGCTCAGCGGCCATTAGCGACGCAAACATCACTGTGGCGTGAACACGAACATTAATTACAAGTTAATGACAAGTTTTATAGGAAGTTGCTATCTTAGCAGCAGGCCAATGCTTGTAGTTTTAATTATCAGGCGTCTAAGTCCGGAGCAAAGGCTGATCTGCTCAGTGTTACCCAGTAGGCAAGCAAAAAAAATTCCATAGAACAAGCATCATATTGCGATAATCAGGTGGTAGTAATGTGTCTTGCTTTTTCGTCTAAAGCGGTCTAGTGCGGGTCGGGGTTTCTTGTGTCAAATAAAGGCCCTTATAGTGAGTTCAAAAAGAATGACAGTTTCCTGCAAGGGGCAGGAGTGGGAGAGGGACACAACAGGGTAGGTTTCTATCCTGTTCAGACAGGTCTGCAACAGGCCTGTTTTTTGCACATCCGAATTTATAGATGGTGTTCCGGTGTTGTGGACAGACACAGACCGGGCCGGAGAGGTTGTTGGGTCGTGTCCTGTTGGTGACAGACTCACCCATCCGGGTACTGCACGTCGTCAGAGATCGTAGAAGTTAGTTAATTAACTGGAGATTGAAGATGCGACTGGGTGTACTAAGCCCCCGGGGGACCGGGGAAAAGAGGGTAGCGGCCACGCCCGATACCATCAAGGCTTACCGCAAGGCGGGCCATGATGTGATTATCGAGGCGGGTGCCGGACAAGGTATTGCCAGCTCGGATGCCGATTACGAGGCAGCAGGGGCAACGATAGGAGATCCCTATCAAGCCACTGTGCTGCTGGTAGTGGGCCCGGCTGATGTCGATTCGGCACGTTTACGTGCCGAGCATGTGGTCGTCGGTATGCTGGACCCTTACGAGAGCGAGGGTCTGGACAGGCTGGCTTCTTCGGGCTGCCAGGCATTCGCCCTGGAGCTGATCCCGCGTACCACGCGGGCGCAAAGCATGGACGTTCTGTCCTCGCAGGCCAATATCGCGGGTTATGCCGCGGTGCTGAAAGCGGCCACTTTATATCCCCGATTCTTTCCCATGATGATGACCGCGGCAGGTACCGTCAAAGCGGCCCGTGTCGTGGTGCTGGGCGCGGGTGTGGCCGGTCTGCAGGCGATTGCGACGGCCCGTCGTCTGGGGGCGGTAGTAGAAGCCTCTGACGTGCGTCCTGCCGCGCGTGAGCAGATCGAGTCCCTGGGCGGCAAGTTTATTGATGTGCCCTACGAGACCGACGAAGAGCGTGAAGCGGCGCAAGGGGTAGGCGGTTATGCCCGTCCCATGCCTGCTTCCTGGTTGCAACGGCAGGCGGCGGTGGTGGCGGCACGTTGCGCCCAGGCCGACGTCATCATTACCACGGCCTTGATTCCGGGGCGTCCTGCCCCGCGTCTGATTGCCGAGGAAGTGGTGCAGTCCATGCGGGCGGGTTCGGTCATTGTTGACCTGGCTGCGGCACGTGGCGGTAACTGCGCCTTGACCGAAGCCGATCAGATTGTGGAAAAGCATGGCGTGACCCTGGTGGGCGAGACCAACTTCCCGGCCCGAGTGGCGGCGGATGCGTCTGCCTTGTATGCACGCAATATTCAACAGTTCCTGGGCTTGATGCTCAAGGATCAGTCTGACGAGCTGCATATCCCTGCGGACGACGACATTGTGAATGCCAGCCGTGTCGTACAGGGTGGCAAACGACTCTTTCCACAGCAGGGAGCCTGACGCCATGGATATTATTTCTCCCCTGGTCATTAACCTGATCATCTTTGTGCTGGCCATTTACGTGGGTTATCACGTGGTCTGGACAGTAACCCCCGCTTTGCACACGCCCTTGATGGCGGTGACCAATGCGATCTCGGCCATCATTATTGTGGGCGGGATGCTGGCGGCGGCGCTGACCGAAAGCCCTTGGGCCCAGGCGATGGGCATTATTGCCACTGCGCTGGCCTCGGTAAACGTGTTTGGTGGTTTCCTGGTAACCCGCCGCATGTTGGAAATGTTCAAAAAGAAGGGCGCTAAAAATACGCCCAAGGAAGGGCAGTCATGATTTCCATGAATACCGTTACCTTGTGCTATTTGCTGGCCTCGGTGTGTTTCATTCAGGCCCTGAAAGGCTTGTCGCATCCGGCCAGTTCGCGTCGTGGCAACTTGTTCGGCATGGTGGGGATGGCCTTGGCCATTGCGACCACAGCCGTGCTGATCTACAGCCTGGCTCCTGAAGGCAAAGAGCTCTCTGGCCTGTTGCGGGTTCTGATTGGTCTGGTGATTGGTGGCGTATTGGGCACCATCATGGCACGCCGTGTCGAGATGACCAAAATGCCGGAACTGGTGGCCTTCATGCACAGCATGATTGGTCTGGCTGCGGTAGCCATTGCGATTGCGGTGGTGCTGGAGCCGGTGGCCTTCGGGATTGGTTCGGCCGAGGTGGCTCTGCCCATGGGTAACCGTGTGGAGCTGGCTTTGGGCGCGCTGGTCGGTGCCATTACCTTCTCTGGTTCGGTGATTGCGTTTGGCAAGCTGTCGGGCAAGTACAAGTTCCGACTGTTCCAGGGTGCACCCGTCACCTTCAAAGGTCAGCACATGCTGAACCTGCTGCTGGGTCTGCTGGCCCTGGCTTGCGGCGTGATCTTTGTGATGACTCAGGCATGGTGGGCTTTTGGTGTGCTGCTGGCCTTGTCCTTTCTGCTGGGCGTGATGCTGATCATACCGATTGGCGGGGCAGACATGCCCGTGGTGGTGTCCATGCTGAACAGCTATTCGGGCTGGGCGGCAGCGGGGATTGGTTTCTCCCTGAACAACTCCATGCTGATCATTGCCGGTTCGCTGGTGGGCTCCTCCGGTGCGATTCTGTCCTACATCATGTGCAAGGCCATGAACCGTGCCTTCTTCAACGTGATTCTGGGCGGCTTCGGTGCCAATCCGGAAGCGGCTGCGGGTGGCGCGGATCAGGGCAATCGCTCGGTGAAATCCGGCAGTGCAGAAGATGCCGCTTTCATGATGAGCAATGCCGAGTCCGTGGTGATTGTGCCCGGTTACGGTTTGGCCGTGGCCCGTGCTCAACACGCTTTGAAAGAGCTGTCGGACAAGCTGACCAGCCAGGGTGTGAATGTGCGCTACGCCATTCACCCGGTCGCCGGTCGTATGCCTGGCCATATGAACGTCTTGCTGGCCGAGGCCGAAATGCCTTACGAGCAGGTCTTTGAAATGGACGACATCAATAGCGAGTTTGCTCAGACCGATGTGGTGCTGGTTCTAGGTGCTAACGACGTGGTCAACCCGGCCGCCAAGAACGATCCGGCCTCGCCGATTGCAGGTATGCCGATTCTGGAAGCCTACAAAGCCCGAACCGTGATCGTGAACAAGCGTTCCATGGCCGCCGGTTATGCCGGTCTGGATAACGAACTGTTCTATATGGACAAGACCATGATGGTGTTTGGCGATGCCAAAAAGACCATCGAGGATATGGTCAAGGCGCTGTAAGACGCTTGCGTCATTGCGCTGAAAGTAAAAGCGCTCTGGTTCCTTACGGGCCAGAGCGCTTTCTTATGGAGTGCAGAGTCTTAGAACTTGGGGCCGGAGCGCAATTGCTCGCACATCTGCTGGCGCTGCTCGGCAGTGGCTTTTTCCAGATCCTGACGGCCACGGTCCAGACCTTGTTCAAAGGCTTTGTCAAAGTCCTCGTCGTTCAGGCCCATGCTTTGAATGGAAGACTTCTGCTGTTTTTTCATCTCTTGCAGTTGATCTTGGCTGTAGTCACCGCAAACTTCGGCGGCAGCGTGCATGGCACCGCCCATTTGTGCCAGTTGAATGGCAGGGCTGCTATCCTGGGCGTAGCTATTGGCGCTGGCCAGAAGGAGGGCCGCTAAAGGCAAAAGAAGTTTTGTGCGCTCAAACATGGTCAATCCTGTCGATTAAGAAGAGGTCCGCGCAGACCTTGCGGGCTATCAGGAGCAGGCAGATCCTGTCTGGCGGAAGTCGCTACTTTACACCGCTTGTCCCGTTGCGGTTGAGGCCGCAGGGGCAGGAAAGTGCAACAGATATTGTGCCCGGTCCTGGGGGATGGGGTTTTGATCTGCTTGTGGGTAAGCCGCAGTCGGTGAGGAAAAAGTAGCAGGCAAAGAAAAAGCCCTGATGACGATGTCATCAGGGCTGATCTTTTCAGAGTCTCATCCATTGGGTTTGACCCCACGAGTTCTAACTCTGGTTGCTGATCTCGGTAAAGAAATCAACTTGAATATGGCGCGGCTGGCAAGATTCGAACTCACGACCCCTTGGTTCGTAGCCAAGTACTCTATCCAACTGAGCTACAGCCGCTAAAGAAGTGAAACTATAGCAGACTATTTATTGGCGTGACAAGCCTAAAAGGCATTTTTCTTCAAATAAATGCAAAATAGTTTGGGAAAGCACTAAAAATCAGGCTTGGAGAGGGGGCGGAGCCCCTTGCCGCGCAGATTTAACCCGGCACTTTGTAATGTTTTTATCCTGCTGGTTGCAAGGGTAAATGGATGCGTACACAAAAACGCTGTTCCTGGTGTCCAAACTCCAGCCGTCCACCATGGGCGCGCAGGGCTTCATCGCAAATACTCAAGCCCAAACCATAGCCTCCTGTGGAGCGATTACGGGAAGTCTCCAGGCGGTAGGTTACGGCTCACATCCATTTCAAGCCCGCTTCTAAACACGCTTTTGGATAAGCCGGTATCGTTGTGGCGGGTGTGCCAGGGTCCAGAGTTATGATGCAGCTGCGATAGGTCGATTCGCCGCAATTTATCCACATCAGGAGTGACAGGCATGGTTCCATTCGGGTTAAGTTCAGTACAGTTTCAGCTACGCTATAAGCGCTGTCTGGAGCGAGCGTCAAAGCATTTCATCACCGAGCTACGGACCTTGTTCACTTTGCCTGTGCCGGACAGTGTGGTGGATGCCCAGGTGCAAATCTTCTTTGGTGAGGATGGCCTGGAAACCCCGTCGGCATGGATTTACTACAGCGGCGAAAATAATAAAGTAGATAGCAGCGACCCTTCCATTTTTCCCGGTAGAGCCATGGAGCTGTCTCTGGGTTTGGACAAGATGGACGCCTTCCACGAAGACTATTTCCTGGACGAAGACTTTGATGGCCTGAGCATCGCGGCTAACACCACCAAAGCGTGGTTTGCAGAATGCTGGTGGAAAGCGGGTGGATGGAGCTATGCGATTCCCGTGACGGTATGGGTGCACGATGGTTTTGGTGACGGGGTGGGTGTTGAGCTGTCCGAGCGCGGCTAAGGGTGTTGCGTCGTCTTGCTTGCGTGCTAGAATTTTCGGACTGATCGCGAAAAATGGCTGTAGCTAGGTGCTAGTCCTCCTCTAACAGCCGCGCACACGTCTCTTCGCATTTACTGCGACATGGGCCAGCGTCTCCCTCCGACAACTGTCGGTTTTTTATGAATTGTTGGAACAGTTCATGACAATAGGAACGCACCATGACAATCACTTCCCTTTCTTCGTTCAAACCTGCTCGCATCGCTATTGTGGGCGGGGGCCTGGGTGGCTTGATGCTCGCCCGTATCTTATGGCTTCGTGGGATATCAGCCACTGTTTTTGAAGCCGAGGCATCCTGCAATGTGCGGGCTCAGGGTGGCCTGCTGGATATTCATGAGTACAACGGTCAGGTGGCCTTGAAGGTTGCCGATCTTTACGAGGACTTTCAGGCGCTCATCTTGCCGGGTGAGGACGCCAAGCGCGTGATGGATAAGCAGGCTCGGGTTCTGTTTGATACGCCTGACTCTTCGCGTGCAACCAGGCCTGAAGTCGAGAGGGGCGCATTGCGTCGCTTGTTGATAGCGTCTTTACCGGCAAACAGCATTCGATGGGGCAGCAAGCTCGTTCATATTGGTGACAGGTCTGAGCAGGGCAGCAGGCGCTTGAGCTTTGCGGATGGCACGTACTACGAGGCGGATCTGCTTGTAGGCGCGGATGGGGCGTGGTCTTCTGTGCGCCCGCTCTTGTCGGCAGCGCAGCCTGAATATGTAGGCACCACTTTTTTTGAAATCAATCTGCAAGCTCAAGGCAAGCAGCTGGGTGCTATTGCCGCTGCGGTGGGAAAAGGCACCTTGATGGCCGTAGAACCCGGAAAGGCGATTTTGGCCCACCGTTATGCCAGTGGCAGCATACGTGCTTATATCGCATTGAATAAACCGGAGGATTGGGGTGCCCGCAGAGTCAGTGGCTTGACCCTGAATCAGGCCTTAGCCAGTCTGGTGCAGGAGTTTTCGGACTGGTCCAGTGTGCTGCAAGAGATCATCCTGCGCAGTGATAGCCTGCCTATCGTAAGACCGCTTTATGCCTTGCCTGTGCATCACCGTTGGGAGCCTGTAGCGGGAGCCACCTTATTGGGGGATGCCGCACATTTAATGACGCCGTTTGCTGGCGAGGGGGCGAATCTGGCCATGTATGATGCCGCAGAGCTGGCGGCTGCACTATGCAAGCACCCAGCAGATCTAGATGTGGCGCTGGCAGAATATGAGCAGGCGTTATTTGCGCGCAGTGCTGAGCTTGCACACAGAACGGCCGAGAATCATCAGCGTTTCTTTGGTGTGAAGGCACCTGGCAGCGTAGTGGGTCTTTTTTCTGCCTGATATCTGAACGGAAAATAAAAAAGCCATTTCCGAGGAAATGGCTTTTTTACTGAATATGGCGCGGCTGGCAGGATTCGAACCCACGACCCCTTGGTTCGTAGCCAAGTACTCTATCCAACTGAGCTACAGCCGCTAAAGAAGTAGAAATATAGCACGGCTATTTTTACTTGTCACCAAAATATCAATAAATTTTACCGAAATCGTCTTTTTTTATGGCTTTCGGGGGCGGTGGGCAGGCTGTAAAGCCAGAGATGACAGGGCTCGCAGCGGGAAAACAGTGAATCTCTTTATTTTTTGCCTTGGGGGTTCGTCTTGGTGGTCCTTTAGGCGCACCAGACAGAAACTTCGAACAGTCTGCCCCGGATGACTTGCCCCACCGGGCACAAAGTCGCATTATTACGCCATTGTTTTGGAGCCCAATGTAATGGATCTGTCGAAAATTACCTGCACTGAAGATTTCCGCCTGGCGGCCAAACGCCGTGTGCCCAAGATGTTTTATGACTACGCCGACTCCGGCTCCTGGACGCAAGGCACGTATCATGCGAACGAGCAGGATTTTCACAAACTGAAATTCAAACAGCGCGTGGCGGTGGATATTGACCATCGCAGTCTGAAGACCAAGCTCCTGGGCCAGGATGTGGCCATGCCCGTGGCAATTTCCCCCACCGGCCTGACTGGCATG encodes:
- a CDS encoding extracellular solute-binding protein, producing MLTTRFLKTGLALSLSVGAMSLSGAAMAANAVMYTPNNVQTIDTALEIARKTASDLSIQQVTSGAGALMKRIEAEAKNPLGDVVWGTGYGTMAAFQQNFEAYESPENKAIPEAFHGKDSLWTSSNAHVMVIMANDRQLKGQAAPKTWADLFDPQWKGKVIIGDPASSGSAYDQVYGIYQLYGAEGLQKLAANVIVSKSSGQVYKSVANGEYPLGVTMEYAAYAYVAGGQKGIELIYPEDGTFIAPEGVAVIKNPKNGQEAARKLVDVLLSKEVQEAELVENFRRPTRSDINVAELTKLPNLDQIKIANIDPLKAAAEYETVIEAWKQALAAAGK
- a CDS encoding ABC transporter permease, with protein sequence MAIAARPLALRSPWFLPALVCLVVLVFWVVWPLASLFYQSVIDPATGMPSLHGFETFFNDPRYVEAFFNTIKLGLISTIGTLLLGAPLAYVVARYDFPGKAIVAILPLTTIVLPDIIVSQAWLMLLGNNGVVRLALESVGIDLPSFYGWFGMSYVLILNDYTYVYIGMLAALKAIDGTLEEAAVNLGASNFKRALSVTFPVLMPALLVNAMIVFTLAVDNFSIPMILGGQVDVLSSLTYTTFLSEMSGNPTMQGVLAVVSVILVGAVLFIQKRVLERKTFQMQQGRAPRPVRAQGLAGILLTVGAVLFVTFSLIPAFIVLIGAFTKASGPVMQYGTFTLDNMERALRYAPEPILNSLMLASVATIAGTCFATICSYLIVKKRLFVVTALDYMVMLPLAISGTVLGIALIQTYNSGMLVLTGTWVIMAGAYFVRKVPFSIRSASASLYNIPDSIEEASINLGVSPFQSFFKVVLPLMKPAILGAAILMWVTSLAEISATIVLYYGGMETMPIQMFRQIDAGFLARASAYGVILMVVILVPIYLAIRFLKLDLFSSR
- a CDS encoding ABC transporter ATP-binding protein, with amino-acid sequence MAEIHIDHVVKRYGSNTIINELSLQIRHGEFFTLLGPSGCGKTTLLRMIAGFIIPDEGRLFLDKEDITYLPAHKRETGMVFQDYALFPDKTVFDNVAYGLRVRKVSSSEIKKKVAYILDRVELGGMGERYPAELSGGQRQRVALARALVIEPRVLLMDEPLSNLDAKLRIQMRQVIRELQQESNITAIFVTHDQEEALSMSDRIALLRQGRIDQLDTPEAMYSTPRTAYAADFIGAANLIDTLGVHGEADHTTVSIAGGHIMVNSPAPAGQVLLAVRPENITLHTEAQAGSIPAHVVARQYLGTKTAYSLKLSDGKQIIADVAAAQDPHLSAGASVNLSFSPECRLVEA
- a CDS encoding NAD(P) transhydrogenase subunit alpha gives rise to the protein MRLGVLSPRGTGEKRVAATPDTIKAYRKAGHDVIIEAGAGQGIASSDADYEAAGATIGDPYQATVLLVVGPADVDSARLRAEHVVVGMLDPYESEGLDRLASSGCQAFALELIPRTTRAQSMDVLSSQANIAGYAAVLKAATLYPRFFPMMMTAAGTVKAARVVVLGAGVAGLQAIATARRLGAVVEASDVRPAAREQIESLGGKFIDVPYETDEEREAAQGVGGYARPMPASWLQRQAAVVAARCAQADVIITTALIPGRPAPRLIAEEVVQSMRAGSVIVDLAAARGGNCALTEADQIVEKHGVTLVGETNFPARVAADASALYARNIQQFLGLMLKDQSDELHIPADDDIVNASRVVQGGKRLFPQQGA
- a CDS encoding NAD(P) transhydrogenase subunit alpha; translation: MDIISPLVINLIIFVLAIYVGYHVVWTVTPALHTPLMAVTNAISAIIIVGGMLAAALTESPWAQAMGIIATALASVNVFGGFLVTRRMLEMFKKKGAKNTPKEGQS
- a CDS encoding NAD(P)(+) transhydrogenase (Re/Si-specific) subunit beta → MISMNTVTLCYLLASVCFIQALKGLSHPASSRRGNLFGMVGMALAIATTAVLIYSLAPEGKELSGLLRVLIGLVIGGVLGTIMARRVEMTKMPELVAFMHSMIGLAAVAIAIAVVLEPVAFGIGSAEVALPMGNRVELALGALVGAITFSGSVIAFGKLSGKYKFRLFQGAPVTFKGQHMLNLLLGLLALACGVIFVMTQAWWAFGVLLALSFLLGVMLIIPIGGADMPVVVSMLNSYSGWAAAGIGFSLNNSMLIIAGSLVGSSGAILSYIMCKAMNRAFFNVILGGFGANPEAAAGGADQGNRSVKSGSAEDAAFMMSNAESVVIVPGYGLAVARAQHALKELSDKLTSQGVNVRYAIHPVAGRMPGHMNVLLAEAEMPYEQVFEMDDINSEFAQTDVVLVLGANDVVNPAAKNDPASPIAGMPILEAYKARTVIVNKRSMAAGYAGLDNELFYMDKTMMVFGDAKKTIEDMVKAL
- a CDS encoding ATP-binding protein is translated as METSRNRSTGGYGLGLSICDEALRAHGGRLEFGHQEQRFCVRIHLPLQPAG
- a CDS encoding FAD-dependent oxidoreductase; this encodes MTITSLSSFKPARIAIVGGGLGGLMLARILWLRGISATVFEAEASCNVRAQGGLLDIHEYNGQVALKVADLYEDFQALILPGEDAKRVMDKQARVLFDTPDSSRATRPEVERGALRRLLIASLPANSIRWGSKLVHIGDRSEQGSRRLSFADGTYYEADLLVGADGAWSSVRPLLSAAQPEYVGTTFFEINLQAQGKQLGAIAAAVGKGTLMAVEPGKAILAHRYASGSIRAYIALNKPEDWGARRVSGLTLNQALASLVQEFSDWSSVLQEIILRSDSLPIVRPLYALPVHHRWEPVAGATLLGDAAHLMTPFAGEGANLAMYDAAELAAALCKHPADLDVALAEYEQALFARSAELAHRTAENHQRFFGVKAPGSVVGLFSA